A genomic stretch from Streptomyces venezuelae ATCC 10712 includes:
- a CDS encoding pseudouridine-5'-phosphate glycosidase: MSTQVSEEVREALHEGRPVVALESTIIAHGLPRPRNLAVALELEELVRAGGAVPATVAVVDGTARVGLDRAALTRIAEDPAVRKLGHRDLAPALAAGATGATTVSATAWLADAAGIRVFATGGLGGVHRGWTETQDESADLRLLARVGITVVCAGVKSILDVPATLQRLETLGVTVVGYGTEHFPGFYLSSSGEPVDWTLRSPAEVAGVIRAQDRLGGPRAALIVANPVPVAEQLDPALHDRVLAGGLAEAKEKGITGQAVTPFLLEYLTVHTEGASLEANLAAVRGNVRLAASIAGAYGTGAYGAGPAPRTPEPGSGAGGR; the protein is encoded by the coding sequence ATGTCCACACAGGTGTCCGAAGAGGTACGCGAGGCGCTCCACGAGGGGCGTCCCGTCGTCGCGCTGGAATCGACGATCATCGCCCACGGCCTGCCGCGCCCGCGGAACCTCGCCGTGGCGCTGGAGCTCGAAGAGCTGGTGCGGGCCGGCGGCGCCGTCCCCGCCACCGTCGCGGTCGTGGACGGCACGGCCAGGGTCGGCCTGGACCGGGCCGCCCTGACCCGGATCGCCGAGGACCCGGCCGTACGGAAACTGGGCCACCGCGACCTGGCCCCCGCCCTGGCGGCCGGGGCGACCGGGGCGACGACGGTCTCGGCGACGGCCTGGCTCGCGGACGCGGCGGGCATCCGGGTGTTCGCGACCGGCGGCCTCGGCGGGGTGCACCGCGGCTGGACCGAGACCCAGGACGAGTCCGCCGACCTCCGGCTGCTCGCCCGGGTCGGCATCACGGTGGTCTGCGCCGGGGTCAAGTCGATCCTCGACGTGCCCGCGACGCTCCAGCGCCTGGAGACGCTGGGCGTGACCGTCGTCGGGTACGGCACGGAGCACTTCCCCGGCTTCTACCTCTCCTCCTCGGGCGAGCCCGTCGACTGGACCCTGCGCAGCCCGGCGGAGGTGGCCGGGGTGATACGGGCGCAGGACCGGCTCGGCGGCCCGCGGGCGGCGCTGATCGTGGCCAACCCGGTGCCGGTGGCGGAGCAGTTGGACCCGGCGCTGCACGACCGGGTGCTCGCGGGAGGCCTGGCGGAGGCGAAGGAGAAGGGGATCACGGGCCAGGCGGTGACCCCGTTCCTCCTGGAGTACCTGACGGTGCACACGGAAGGGGCGTCCCTGGAGGCGAACCTCGCGGCGGTACGGGGCAATGTGCGGCTCGCGGCGAGCATCGCGGGCGCGTACGGGACGGGGGCGTACGGGGCGGGGCCGGCGCCCCGAACGCCCGAGCCCGGCTCCGGCGCGGGCGGCCGGTGA
- a CDS encoding discoidin domain-containing protein yields the protein MRLNASAPPRSTTTPLSLVLTAVLLLVGGLLLALPERAGAAADVLISQGRPATSSSVEDSTFGPEKAFDGVSSTRWASAEGIDPQWLQVDLGPSATVSRVKLVWEAAYAKAYRVEISTDGTTWTRLANETAGNGATDDWTGLTGQGRYLRVYGTARGTSYGYSLFAVEVYGTPGGTTPPPTGSFTVVAAGDIAAQCTASSSSCAHPKTAALAQRIAPSFYLTMGDNQYDDALLSDFRNYYDKTWGAFKAKTRPVPGNHETYDPAGSLAGYKSYFGAIAYPQGKPYYSYDQGNWHFVALDSNSFDDAAQIQWLKDDLARNTKGCLAAYFHHPLYSSGGHGNDPVSKPVWQILYGAKADLVLNGHDHHYERFAPQDPNGRATADGIVEIVGGMGGAEPYDIETVQPNSQKRISGSYGVLKLDLTDTTYTWQYVGTDNQVKDSGPTYTCH from the coding sequence ATGCGCCTGAACGCCTCCGCCCCACCCCGCTCGACCACCACACCACTGTCCCTCGTCCTCACCGCCGTGCTGCTGCTCGTCGGAGGGCTCCTGCTCGCCCTCCCGGAGCGGGCCGGCGCCGCCGCCGACGTCCTGATATCCCAGGGCCGCCCGGCCACCTCCTCCTCCGTCGAGGACAGCACCTTCGGCCCGGAGAAGGCCTTCGACGGCGTCTCCAGCACCCGCTGGGCCAGCGCCGAGGGCATCGACCCGCAGTGGCTCCAGGTCGACCTCGGACCCTCCGCCACCGTCTCCCGCGTCAAGCTCGTCTGGGAGGCCGCGTACGCCAAGGCCTACCGCGTCGAGATCTCCACCGACGGCACCACCTGGACCCGTCTCGCCAACGAGACCGCCGGGAACGGCGCCACGGACGACTGGACCGGACTCACCGGCCAGGGCCGCTACCTCCGCGTGTACGGGACCGCCCGCGGCACCTCGTACGGCTACTCCCTCTTCGCGGTCGAGGTCTACGGCACCCCCGGCGGCACCACGCCCCCGCCCACCGGCTCCTTCACCGTCGTCGCGGCCGGTGACATCGCCGCCCAGTGCACCGCCTCCAGCAGCTCCTGCGCCCACCCCAAGACGGCGGCCCTCGCCCAGCGGATCGCGCCGTCCTTCTACCTGACGATGGGCGACAACCAGTACGACGACGCCCTGCTCTCCGACTTCCGGAACTACTACGACAAGACCTGGGGCGCCTTCAAGGCGAAGACCCGGCCCGTGCCCGGCAACCACGAGACCTACGACCCGGCCGGCTCGCTCGCCGGCTACAAGTCGTACTTCGGCGCGATCGCCTACCCGCAGGGCAAGCCCTACTACAGCTACGACCAGGGCAACTGGCACTTCGTCGCCCTCGACTCCAACTCCTTCGACGACGCCGCGCAGATCCAGTGGCTCAAGGACGACCTCGCCCGCAACACCAAGGGCTGCCTCGCCGCCTACTTCCACCACCCGCTGTACTCCTCCGGCGGCCACGGCAACGACCCGGTCTCCAAGCCGGTCTGGCAGATCCTCTACGGCGCCAAGGCCGACCTCGTCCTCAACGGACACGACCACCACTACGAGCGCTTCGCCCCGCAGGACCCCAACGGGCGGGCCACCGCCGACGGCATCGTCGAGATCGTCGGCGGCATGGGCGGCGCCGAGCCCTACGACATCGAGACGGTCCAGCCCAACAGCCAGAAGCGGATCAGCGGATCGTACGGCGTCCTGAAGCTCGACCTCACCGACACCACCTACACCTGGCAGTACGTCGGCACCGACAACCAGGTGAAGGACTCCGGCCCGACCTACACCTGCCACTGA
- a CDS encoding chaplin encodes MRQIRRSGLATLLVTGGALALSAGAAHADSGAQGAAVGSPGVGSGNTVQLPVHVPVNVCGNTVSVVGLLNPAFGNGCANRSAEKEPDGYGSEGGSHKDEPGTPRGGEQAGGSHGGGSSDGGSVNGGGSSAETHVAGSPGVLSGNGIQLPVDLPVNVSGNSVNVVGVLNPVFGNTAVNGPSKPEQPIETPTPRPQTPVRNVPVPQTETETETEKPAPAPAPQGETSTVQLASTGSDTIGYAAPASAALLLGGALLYRRARRAGDQA; translated from the coding sequence ATGAGGCAGATTCGCCGAAGTGGTCTGGCCACACTGTTGGTCACGGGCGGGGCGCTCGCCCTCTCGGCCGGCGCCGCGCACGCCGACTCCGGCGCACAGGGCGCCGCGGTCGGTTCGCCGGGCGTCGGCTCCGGCAACACGGTTCAGCTGCCGGTGCACGTGCCGGTCAACGTCTGCGGCAACACGGTCAGCGTCGTCGGCCTGCTCAACCCGGCCTTCGGAAACGGCTGTGCCAACCGCTCCGCCGAGAAGGAGCCCGACGGTTACGGCTCCGAGGGCGGCTCCCACAAGGACGAGCCCGGCACCCCGCGCGGCGGCGAGCAGGCTGGCGGCTCGCACGGCGGGGGCTCCTCCGACGGCGGTTCGGTCAACGGCGGCGGGTCCTCGGCCGAGACCCATGTCGCGGGCTCTCCCGGCGTCCTCTCCGGGAACGGCATCCAGCTGCCCGTCGACCTCCCCGTGAACGTCAGCGGGAACTCGGTCAACGTGGTCGGTGTCCTCAACCCGGTCTTCGGCAACACCGCGGTCAACGGCCCCTCGAAGCCCGAGCAGCCGATCGAGACGCCGACTCCGCGCCCGCAGACCCCCGTCCGCAACGTCCCGGTCCCGCAGACCGAGACCGAGACCGAGACGGAGAAGCCCGCCCCGGCCCCCGCGCCGCAGGGTGAGACCAGCACGGTCCAGCTCGCGTCCACCGGCTCCGACACCATCGGCTACGCCGCCCCCGCGAGCGCCGCGCTGCTGCTCGGCGGCGCCCTGCTGTACCGCCGCGCGCGCCGCGCCGGGGACCAGGCCTGA
- a CDS encoding pyridoxal phosphate-dependent aminotransferase, with translation MEFRQSSKLSEVCYEIRGPVIEHANALEEAGHSVLRLNTGNPALFGFEAPEEIVQDMIRMLPKAHGYTDSRGILSARRAVAQRYQSMGLPDVDVDDVFLGNGVSELISMAVQALLEDGDEVLVPAPDYPLWTAVTTLAGGKPVHYLCDESADWYPDLDDMASKITDRTKAVVVINPNNPTGAVYPKEILEGIFELARRHGLMVLADEIYDQIVYDDAVHHPAASLAPDLVVLTFGGLSKTYRVAGFRSGWLVVTGPKQHARNYLEGLTMLASMRLCPNAPAQYAIQAALGGRQSIHELTAPGGRLREQRDRAWEKLNEIPGVSCVKPKGALYAFPRLDPAVHKIHDDEKFVLDLLLREKIQVVQGTGFNWPRPDHFRILTLPYADDLDAAISRIGRFLSGYRQ, from the coding sequence ATGGAGTTCCGGCAGTCGAGCAAGCTGAGCGAGGTCTGTTACGAGATCCGGGGCCCGGTCATCGAGCACGCCAACGCGCTGGAGGAGGCGGGCCACAGCGTCCTGCGCCTCAACACCGGCAACCCGGCGCTCTTCGGCTTCGAGGCGCCCGAGGAGATCGTCCAGGACATGATCCGGATGCTCCCCAAGGCCCACGGTTACACCGACTCCCGCGGCATCCTCTCCGCCCGCCGCGCGGTCGCCCAGCGCTACCAGTCCATGGGGCTTCCGGACGTGGACGTCGACGACGTCTTCCTCGGCAACGGCGTCTCCGAGCTGATCTCGATGGCCGTCCAGGCCCTCCTGGAGGACGGTGACGAGGTCCTCGTACCCGCCCCGGACTACCCGCTGTGGACGGCGGTGACCACCCTGGCGGGCGGCAAGCCGGTGCACTACCTCTGCGACGAGTCCGCCGACTGGTACCCGGACCTCGACGACATGGCCTCGAAGATCACCGACCGCACCAAGGCCGTCGTCGTCATCAACCCCAACAACCCCACCGGCGCCGTCTACCCGAAGGAGATCCTGGAGGGCATCTTCGAACTCGCCCGGCGCCACGGCCTGATGGTCCTCGCCGACGAGATCTACGACCAGATCGTCTACGACGACGCCGTCCACCACCCGGCCGCCTCCCTCGCCCCCGACCTGGTCGTCCTCACCTTCGGCGGCCTCTCCAAGACCTACCGCGTCGCGGGCTTCCGCTCCGGCTGGCTGGTCGTCACCGGCCCGAAGCAGCACGCCAGGAACTACCTGGAGGGCCTCACCATGCTGGCCTCCATGCGGCTCTGCCCCAATGCCCCCGCCCAGTACGCCATCCAGGCCGCGCTCGGCGGCCGGCAGTCGATCCACGAGCTCACCGCCCCGGGCGGCAGGCTGCGCGAACAGCGCGACCGGGCCTGGGAGAAGCTCAACGAGATCCCGGGCGTCTCCTGCGTGAAGCCCAAGGGCGCGCTGTACGCCTTCCCGCGCCTCGACCCCGCCGTGCACAAGATCCACGACGACGAGAAGTTCGTCCTCGACCTGCTGCTCCGGGAGAAGATCCAGGTCGTCCAGGGAACCGGCTTCAACTGGCCCCGCCCCGACCACTTCCGCATCCTCACCCTGCCGTACGCCGACGACCTCGACGCCGCGATCAGCCGCATCGGCCGCTTCCTGAGCGGCTACCGGCAGTGA
- a CDS encoding DUF2293 domain-containing protein, which produces MDLVAPVVVEPLRRRRCSECRQGPLERMIVEFNAPVCLDCADLGHLVFLRRGDTALTRRARENSTLWAVVVRHNRRRTRYERQGLLVEEAALAEAEAACLADAEARARRRARDAVRRAALDTEITEVLRAEILRLFPSCPADRAEEIAVHASAKGSGRVGRTAAGRSLDRGAVTAAVRASVRHVDTPYDALLMGGVPRHQARTRVAPAIEAVLRAWRRGGAEAGGRVRG; this is translated from the coding sequence ATGGACCTCGTCGCCCCCGTCGTCGTCGAGCCGCTCCGGCGCCGCCGCTGCTCGGAGTGCCGGCAGGGGCCGCTGGAGCGGATGATCGTCGAGTTCAACGCCCCGGTCTGCCTGGACTGCGCCGACCTGGGGCATCTCGTGTTCCTGCGCCGGGGCGACACGGCGCTCACCCGCCGCGCCCGTGAGAACAGCACGCTCTGGGCCGTGGTCGTACGGCACAACCGGCGCCGCACCCGGTACGAACGCCAGGGCCTGCTCGTCGAGGAGGCGGCCCTCGCCGAGGCGGAGGCGGCCTGCCTGGCGGACGCGGAGGCCCGGGCCAGGCGCCGGGCGAGGGACGCGGTACGGCGCGCGGCGCTCGACACGGAGATCACCGAGGTCCTCCGGGCGGAGATCCTGCGGCTCTTCCCGTCCTGCCCGGCGGACCGGGCGGAGGAGATCGCCGTCCACGCCTCCGCGAAGGGCAGCGGCCGGGTGGGGCGCACGGCCGCCGGCCGCTCGCTGGACCGCGGCGCGGTCACGGCCGCGGTGCGTGCCTCCGTACGCCATGTCGACACGCCCTACGACGCGCTGCTGATGGGCGGGGTTCCCCGGCACCAGGCCCGGACGAGGGTCGCACCGGCCATCGAGGCGGTGCTCCGGGCCTGGCGTCGCGGCGGCGCGGAGGCCGGCGGCCGGGTGCGCGGCTGA
- a CDS encoding MerR family transcriptional regulator, which translates to MRIGELARRTGVSPRALRHYEAAGLIAAERAANGYRVYGEGAVTRVANVRYLLDAGLTLDDVSAFRSCLDGDISSVPPSARGLEIARERLAVLDARIAAQTEARDRLARSLAVRSAGSGGRTAGAVG; encoded by the coding sequence TTGCGCATCGGTGAACTGGCCCGGCGGACAGGGGTGTCGCCGCGTGCGCTGCGCCACTACGAGGCGGCGGGGCTGATCGCCGCGGAGCGCGCGGCCAACGGCTACCGGGTGTACGGGGAGGGCGCCGTCACCCGGGTGGCGAACGTCCGTTACCTGCTCGACGCGGGGCTGACCCTGGACGACGTGTCGGCCTTCCGCTCCTGCCTGGACGGGGACATCTCCTCGGTCCCGCCGTCCGCCCGCGGCCTGGAGATCGCCCGCGAGCGGCTGGCCGTGCTCGACGCGCGGATCGCGGCGCAGACCGAGGCACGGGACCGGCTGGCGCGGAGTCTGGCCGTACGGTCCGCCGGAAGCGGCGGCCGGACGGCCGGTGCCGTCGGCTGA
- a CDS encoding SDR family NAD(P)-dependent oxidoreductase, translated as MDIDVTTTAPLHHPPQDTVPPPRVAVVTGAGTGIGRATARAFAGQGVTVVAVGRRETPLRETAEGHPGIHPFVADVTAEGAAEAIVSAALAAHGRLDVLVNNAGVSGGGPLGTLDRSALAPLLETNLVAPVLLTQAAVPALRASRGVVVNVTTTVGQRGWPSGSVYPATKSALETLTRCWALELAPDGVRVVAVAPGAIETPIAEHMGLSPERLAALRAWQLAHTPLGRIGRPEEVAWAITALAAPDAAFLTGTVLPVDGGALVT; from the coding sequence ATGGACATCGACGTCACGACCACCGCACCCCTCCACCACCCGCCCCAGGACACCGTCCCGCCCCCCAGGGTCGCCGTCGTCACCGGCGCGGGCACCGGCATCGGCCGTGCCACCGCCCGGGCCTTCGCCGGGCAGGGGGTGACGGTCGTCGCCGTCGGGCGCCGGGAGACTCCGCTGCGGGAGACCGCCGAAGGGCATCCGGGGATCCATCCGTTCGTCGCCGACGTCACGGCGGAGGGCGCGGCCGAGGCGATCGTCTCCGCCGCCCTGGCCGCCCACGGCCGCCTCGACGTGCTCGTCAACAACGCCGGGGTCTCCGGCGGCGGCCCCCTCGGCACCCTCGACCGGTCCGCGCTCGCCCCGCTCCTGGAGACCAACCTCGTCGCCCCGGTCCTGCTCACCCAGGCCGCGGTCCCCGCGCTGCGCGCGTCCCGGGGCGTCGTGGTGAACGTGACGACGACGGTCGGCCAGCGCGGCTGGCCGAGCGGCTCCGTCTATCCGGCGACCAAGAGCGCCCTGGAGACCCTGACGCGCTGCTGGGCGCTCGAACTCGCGCCCGACGGCGTCCGGGTGGTGGCGGTCGCGCCCGGGGCGATCGAGACGCCGATCGCCGAGCACATGGGCCTCTCCCCCGAGCGGCTCGCGGCGCTGCGGGCCTGGCAGCTCGCGCACACCCCGCTGGGCCGGATCGGGCGGCCCGAGGAGGTCGCCTGGGCGATCACCGCGCTGGCGGCTCCGGACGCCGCCTTCCTGACCGGGACGGTGCTGCCCGTCGACGGGGGCGCGCTGGTCACGTGA
- a CDS encoding winged helix-turn-helix transcriptional regulator gives MPRQPRRRSYDQHCAAARALDLVGDRWTLLVVRELLAGPRRYTDLHADLPGVSTDMLAGRLKDMEGAGLVTRRRLPPPASAFVYELTPRGRDLLPVLRTLAAWGAPDLGEPRPTDAVRAHWYAIPLLGALTGLGAGVVQITLDEGEFFVRVGDDGVLAYGDGVYGADTAEVPDARLRTDAATCRALAGGELTLDEAVASGRAVLERTERVAGVG, from the coding sequence ATGCCACGTCAGCCACGCCGCCGCAGCTACGACCAGCACTGCGCCGCCGCGCGCGCCCTCGACCTCGTCGGCGACCGCTGGACCCTGCTCGTCGTCCGCGAACTCCTCGCCGGGCCGCGCCGCTACACCGACCTGCACGCCGACCTCCCCGGCGTCAGCACCGACATGCTCGCCGGCCGCCTCAAGGACATGGAGGGCGCCGGGCTCGTCACCCGCCGCCGACTGCCCCCGCCCGCCTCCGCGTTCGTGTACGAGCTCACCCCGCGCGGCCGCGACCTGCTGCCCGTGCTGCGCACCCTCGCCGCCTGGGGGGCGCCCGACCTGGGCGAGCCGCGCCCCACCGACGCCGTCCGCGCGCACTGGTACGCGATCCCGCTGCTCGGCGCGCTCACCGGGCTCGGCGCGGGCGTCGTCCAGATCACCCTGGACGAGGGCGAGTTCTTCGTACGGGTCGGGGACGACGGAGTCCTGGCGTACGGCGACGGGGTCTACGGCGCCGATACGGCGGAGGTGCCCGACGCCCGGCTCAGGACCGACGCGGCGACCTGTCGGGCCCTCGCGGGCGGCGAACTGACGCTCGACGAGGCGGTCGCGTCGGGGCGGGCGGTGCTGGAGAGGACGGAGCGGGTCGCCGGCGTCGGCTGA
- a CDS encoding carbohydrate kinase family protein, whose amino-acid sequence MSPVAGALLVVGDVVTDVVARHRTPLAPATDTAAQIRTLPGGAGANAACWAARSGCGEVRLLGRVGADAAGWHERALRRAGVRPLLVQDPEAATATVIALVDSSAERTFLTDSGAALRLSPGDWNAGFLDGVARLHLSGYLFFAAPSRETARRALRDARNAGVPVSVDPASAGFLAELGVDGFLAAADGAEVLLPNADEAASLTGVDRPEAAAAELSRRFPLVVVTLGAAGALVAEGGAVVARVAAPPVRPVDSTGAGDAFTGAFLAARLAGAAPAKAAAQGCRAGAEAVTVVGGRPPELPYPT is encoded by the coding sequence GTGAGTCCGGTGGCGGGTGCGCTGCTCGTCGTCGGGGACGTGGTCACGGATGTCGTCGCGCGGCACCGCACTCCGCTGGCCCCCGCCACCGACACGGCGGCGCAGATCCGTACCCTCCCGGGCGGCGCGGGGGCCAACGCCGCCTGCTGGGCGGCGCGTTCCGGCTGCGGCGAGGTGCGGCTCCTCGGCCGGGTGGGCGCGGACGCGGCCGGCTGGCACGAGCGGGCGCTGCGGCGGGCCGGGGTGCGGCCCCTGCTGGTCCAGGACCCGGAGGCGGCGACCGCCACCGTGATCGCGCTGGTGGACTCCTCGGCGGAGCGCACCTTCCTCACCGACAGCGGTGCCGCGCTCCGCCTCTCCCCCGGCGACTGGAACGCCGGGTTCCTCGACGGCGTGGCCCGGCTGCACCTGTCGGGGTACCTCTTCTTCGCCGCGCCGAGCCGTGAGACGGCCCGGCGGGCGCTGCGGGACGCCCGGAACGCCGGGGTGCCGGTGAGCGTGGACCCGGCCTCGGCGGGGTTCCTGGCGGAGCTGGGGGTGGACGGATTCCTGGCGGCGGCGGACGGCGCCGAGGTCCTGCTGCCCAACGCGGACGAGGCCGCGTCGCTCACCGGCGTCGACCGGCCGGAGGCGGCGGCAGCGGAGTTGAGCCGCCGCTTCCCGCTGGTCGTGGTGACGCTCGGGGCGGCCGGGGCACTGGTCGCCGAGGGCGGCGCGGTCGTCGCGCGGGTGGCGGCGCCACCGGTGCGGCCGGTGGACTCGACGGGCGCGGGCGACGCGTTCACCGGCGCGTTCCTGGCGGCGCGGCTCGCGGGCGCGGCCCCGGCGAAGGCCGCCGCGCAGGGCTGCCGCGCGGGCGCGGAAGCGGTCACAGTCGTAGGCGGCCGCCCCCCGGAGCTGCCATACCCCACCTGA
- a CDS encoding SWIM zinc finger family protein: MTTPRGARGAAPRHDDRRRSFPQVAPREAPDGRFAATWWGNAWVEALEDTALDPARLARGKAYAGRGHVDAITVTPGRVVAYVHGSRPRPYRTEIRMRTLGDDGWERFLDEATARPDHIAALLDKDVPHALEAVAGLLPAPGDLVPDCSCPDDGYPCKHAAALCYQAARLLDEDPFVLFLMRGRGEQELLAELTRRNAALSAAETSAAAPPMPTVPARAVLGAAERAGPPLPPPLPLPDRPGRPAVFPPDPAAPDPLALDLLASEAAARAHAFLVTGQDPVAALTPWQDAVRLAAAHPGSGLTASTRALYRDLAYALDRTPTDLARAVAAWRQGGAAGLAVLEEPWDPPAGPFDRARPALIAADFPAFRPWRNRLSTESLQLRLGRDGLWYGYESDAGREDWWPRGAPDRDPVGALTDLLGR, from the coding sequence GTGACCACCCCACGGGGCGCGCGCGGAGCCGCCCCCCGCCACGACGACCGCCGTCGCAGCTTCCCGCAGGTCGCGCCCCGCGAGGCGCCCGACGGCCGGTTCGCCGCCACCTGGTGGGGGAACGCCTGGGTGGAGGCCCTGGAGGACACCGCCCTCGACCCGGCCCGGCTCGCCCGCGGCAAGGCGTACGCGGGCCGCGGGCACGTCGACGCGATCACCGTCACCCCCGGCCGGGTCGTCGCCTACGTCCACGGCAGCCGTCCCCGTCCGTACCGCACCGAGATCAGGATGCGGACCCTCGGCGACGACGGCTGGGAGCGTTTCCTCGACGAGGCCACCGCCCGCCCCGACCACATCGCCGCGCTGCTCGACAAGGACGTGCCGCATGCCCTGGAGGCGGTCGCCGGACTGCTGCCCGCGCCGGGCGACCTCGTCCCCGACTGCTCCTGCCCGGACGACGGTTACCCCTGCAAGCACGCCGCCGCCCTGTGCTACCAGGCCGCGCGGCTGCTCGACGAGGACCCGTTCGTCCTCTTCCTGATGCGCGGCCGCGGCGAGCAGGAGCTGCTCGCCGAGCTCACCCGGCGCAACGCCGCCCTGTCCGCCGCCGAGACCAGCGCCGCCGCGCCGCCGATGCCCACCGTTCCCGCCCGCGCGGTGCTCGGGGCGGCGGAGCGGGCCGGGCCGCCGCTGCCCCCTCCGCTGCCGCTCCCGGACCGGCCGGGCCGGCCCGCCGTCTTCCCGCCCGACCCGGCGGCCCCCGACCCGCTCGCGCTCGACCTCCTGGCCTCCGAAGCCGCCGCCCGCGCCCACGCGTTCCTCGTCACCGGGCAGGACCCGGTCGCCGCGCTCACCCCGTGGCAGGACGCCGTCCGGCTGGCCGCCGCCCACCCCGGCTCCGGGCTCACCGCCTCGACCCGCGCCCTCTACCGGGACCTGGCGTACGCGCTCGACCGCACCCCGACGGACCTCGCGCGGGCCGTCGCCGCCTGGAGACAGGGCGGGGCCGCCGGTCTCGCCGTACTGGAGGAGCCCTGGGATCCGCCGGCCGGTCCGTTCGACCGGGCCAGACCCGCGCTGATCGCCGCCGACTTCCCCGCGTTCCGGCCCTGGCGCAACCGGCTCTCCACCGAGTCCCTCCAGCTCCGCCTCGGCCGGGACGGCCTCTGGTACGGCTACGAGTCGGACGCCGGCCGCGAGGACTGGTGGCCGCGCGGCGCCCCCGACCGTGATCCGGTGGGGGCCCTCACCGACCTCCTGGGGCGTTGA
- a CDS encoding VOC family protein, giving the protein MSRRQPPLPYETPEAVSPFGLGLHHVQLALPPGEEEVCRRFYVDVLGMTEIRKPPVLAARGGLWVRSDALEIHLGVEDDFRPSRKGHPGILVADIDGLAERLTARGVEVTWDGNFPGHRRFYITDCHENRLEFLSPEH; this is encoded by the coding sequence ATGAGTCGCCGTCAGCCGCCCCTGCCCTACGAGACCCCGGAGGCGGTATCGCCCTTCGGCCTCGGGCTGCACCACGTGCAGCTCGCGCTGCCGCCGGGCGAGGAGGAGGTGTGCCGCCGATTCTACGTCGACGTGCTGGGCATGACCGAGATCCGCAAGCCCCCGGTGCTCGCGGCCCGGGGCGGACTGTGGGTGCGCTCGGACGCGCTGGAGATCCACCTGGGCGTCGAGGACGACTTCCGTCCGTCCCGGAAGGGCCACCCGGGGATTCTGGTCGCCGACATCGACGGTCTGGCCGAGCGGCTGACCGCCCGGGGCGTCGAGGTGACGTGGGACGGCAACTTCCCGGGGCACCGCCGCTTCTACATCACCGACTGCCACGAGAACCGGCTGGAGTTCCTCAGCCCGGAGCACTGA
- a CDS encoding uridine kinase has protein sequence MRYEAITWERLAETLAGRLDASAPADGSDWLKVAVDGPPAAPGGELAELLAEALRTRGRAVHVVGTAGFLRPASLRYEYGKQDPDAYYDGWTDVGALWREVFGPLETGGTGRVLPDLWDPVRDRATRSPYVTLPPGGVLVVHGPFLLGHWFPFDLTVHLRLSPAALARRTEETWTLPAFARYATEVDPAGTADAVVRADDPRHPAWTGLGG, from the coding sequence ATGCGATACGAGGCGATCACCTGGGAACGGCTGGCGGAGACGCTCGCCGGGCGGCTCGACGCGTCCGCGCCGGCCGACGGCAGCGACTGGCTCAAGGTCGCCGTCGACGGGCCGCCCGCCGCGCCCGGCGGTGAACTCGCCGAACTGCTCGCCGAGGCACTGCGCACGCGCGGGCGCGCGGTCCACGTCGTGGGGACGGCCGGTTTCCTGCGGCCCGCCTCGCTGCGGTACGAGTACGGGAAGCAGGACCCGGACGCGTACTACGACGGCTGGACCGACGTCGGGGCGCTGTGGCGGGAGGTCTTCGGGCCGCTGGAGACGGGCGGCACCGGGCGGGTCCTGCCCGACCTGTGGGACCCCGTCCGGGACCGGGCGACCCGCAGCCCGTACGTGACGCTGCCGCCCGGCGGGGTGCTCGTGGTGCACGGCCCCTTCCTGCTCGGGCACTGGTTCCCCTTCGACCTGACCGTGCACCTGCGCCTCTCACCCGCCGCCCTCGCCCGCCGCACCGAGGAGACCTGGACGCTGCCCGCCTTCGCACGCTACGCGACGGAGGTCGACCCGGCCGGAACGGCGGACGCGGTCGTCCGCGCCGACGACCCACGGCATCCGGCCTGGACGGGGCTGGGAGGGTAG
- a CDS encoding cupin domain-containing protein — MTTHDQPSFAVHIPDAELEAEPLDPAQIVSGTPEVTGKVLWESADGKQLRGIWQITPGVVTDTEANELFVVVSGRATVAVEGGETLEIGPGDACVLREGDRTTWTVHETLRKAYHISL; from the coding sequence ATGACGACACATGACCAGCCTTCCTTCGCCGTGCACATCCCCGACGCGGAGCTTGAGGCCGAGCCGCTCGACCCCGCCCAGATCGTCTCGGGCACGCCCGAGGTGACGGGCAAGGTGCTGTGGGAGTCGGCCGACGGCAAGCAGCTGCGCGGCATCTGGCAGATCACCCCCGGCGTCGTCACCGACACCGAGGCCAACGAGCTCTTCGTGGTGGTCTCCGGCCGGGCGACCGTCGCCGTCGAGGGCGGCGAGACCCTGGAGATCGGCCCCGGCGACGCGTGCGTGCTGCGCGAGGGCGACCGGACGACCTGGACCGTGCACGAGACCCTGCGCAAGGCGTACCACATCAGCCTCTGA